tttagtatgatatgttacgttttgtatggtttgtatacatttttggaTGTCCATTTtccatgatatgttatgaattagtttgtatgatatgttacaaatttgctaaatgtacaatatgttatgcaTTTGCGAaagatatgttacgaattccaattttttgtggctaacgttggctgggtggctaacgctaacgttagccagGTTAGAGTTTATGGTTAGGCGTTAGAttagaggaagggttagctaacatgctaagtagtagcTAAAAAGTAAGTCGTTGAAAAGTTACTAACATTCCAAAAATTTTGTGTTGAGATTTgagattatctatgcataagcattaaataactctacctacatgtatttACCTTGACAACCGGtgccccccacattgactctgtaccgtacccctgtattagccccgctattgttattttctgCTTCTCTtaattattttgttacttttatttcctattatttttttgttggtattttctttactgcattgttgtttaaggcttgtaagtaagcatttcacacctgttgtatttggcgcatgtgacaaatataatttgattgtaGACATTTGCTTATCGCTCACCCATTCAAACAACTACCACCCTCATTTTGTGTTTgccttaaagatgcactatgcagaattgctctgccatttcctgttgCTAAAATTCTGATAAGGATTGGCAAACTGTGACAAACAAGCAACTATGTTAGAGAATCATTTACCATATTTTATcatcgctgtgaaatatatttccataaccagaaatgtattttcagctgtttgaagctggtgtacaaaacgaCAGTAAAAGCCGCCAAAACAAACTAAGAACGGAgctataaataatataaatatgcTTTAAGTAactctgtcttatgtaaccataccacgTAACTTGTCATACTAATTCAGTGTCCCGATTACATTTGCTATGTTACGTTTAGTCTTGGAGACCAGGCTGGCTCCCATACTACTATAGTCTCTCCTCCCTATGTACCTTGTCTTTGCCCagggaatatttttttctctaatCTTACTGTATAAAACGTTATATACATTCTGATGAATCTGCTTTAACAGAAACTGTGAAAGTCTCATCCTGTCTTTGAGGGCTTGGCCACAGACTGCTGCACTAAGAAGTTGATAGGCTGAGTGTTCTAAAAGAAGCATCTGTCTTATCAACTAAAAGGTCTAAACTCAAGCGTTCTATTTGTCTTTTTGCTGCATCATCATAGTCACAGTAGTGCAGCTGTTTTCTGGACTGTTGTCTTAACAGCGTTGTCAGCATAACTAAAAGGGAAGGCTTTAGAGGGAAGAGATGTTGACACACCAGGACGTTTACGACAGGGGAAGTCAGGCTTTAGCAAAATTAATGTTCTTTTTTTCAACACTTATATATATACTTATTCATTACTTGTCAGCCTTACCCACTTCCACAATATGACAAATATAGAAACAAGCACAACAAAagtatttgtaaatgtttttatttaagtgCTAGAAACATTGGTTGTTATACAGAGAAACAGTATAGGCCTTTATGTGGTCTGGTGGATATCACAGTTCAGTCAGGTGACATGTAGGGGACTCTTGTATGGGGAGGTGTTGAAACTAGCGATGGGACTCTTGTATGGGGAGGTGTTGAAACTAGCGATGGCCTTTGACACCATGCTGATAATTTTAACACTGATTCTTGTTAATGCACAACATGGCTTTGAGGTCTGATAGACGTATGCTGCTTCTGAATCAGTAAGGCACAGATAAACATAGAAATCATGCCTAGATTGTGTCATCAGTGCATTATTAAGGGTAATGAAGGGACAGGGCCTGGTCCAGAGCAGATTCATGTCATAAATGTGTTATTACCTTTACTATAATCTACTTAGAGATGTGAATTTGCACATATTTGGTGTGCTGAACTGTAGAKAATAAAACTGCTCTATTCCAAGACAATGCAGCTAGTGATGTAGGGCTAACATGTgatatgaatgtgtgtttgtgtgagggagagacagtgaACCCAGAATCGCTGCCTCTCCAATCCCAGTATTGCTCACAACTCCAGACCCCTTTGATTGAACCTGTTGACCTTAATACCTTCCCCTTTCTCTCGTACTCACAGATTTACCCMACTTTTGGATTTGACAGTGTTGCCATAATAAGCCAATATTCCCCGCCTGTGTTCATACTTCTTACAGCAGCATAGAAACACTCACAAAGCTCAATCAACTCGCAGTACACAGGAATSAGGCCTTGCCAATTGCTGGCTCAAACATGGTGACAAATCAATTTATTTAAGAACTATACCATAATTATCTGTCATATGACAGCTGGGAATGGAAATGGTCTGCGGTGTCATCAGCCtgtctgatggtcagtctcatctctgactgactgctgctgtctcatctctctctcactctcagatGATGTGCGTCTCTTTGGCTTTGTGCGGATCACAACGGGTGACGCCATGAGCAAGCGGGCCAAGTTCACCCTCATCACCTGGATAGGGGAAAACGTAAGTGGCCTGCAGCGTGCCAAGATCAGCACTGACAAGACACTGGTGAAAGATATTGTCCAGGTTAGTGACTCTGTTCTCACCCATActcacatgttttttttaaacaaatactatttttaatgaatgtgctgttaaaatacaatacagtAAATTGATTGCCAAATAAAGTGAACACAATTTTGTCTGTGCCATCTCTCTAGCTTCCTTTGTCTTCCTTGTCTaacactctctcacacattccTTTTCTGtcaccttctccccctctcctctttgtcTCCTGCAGAACTTTGCTAAGGAGTTCATGATCAGTGATGCTCGTGAGCTGGAGGAGGACTACATTCGCACCGAGCTGAAGAAGGCAGGCGGGGCCAACTATGACGCCCAGGGAGAGTAGAGCAAAGTCCACAAGGGCAGGGGAGGGGCTGCTGCTttttgggggagggaggggtcttCATGcctggatgagagagagggggggatatacacacacacatgcacaaacacacagataaacacaacacacagcaacaaaaaaaactcatAAAAAAAGCACATTGAGACACACTCAGACATATGCCTACAGTCCTATCCTCAGCCCTCTTACCAGTCAGGTCATGGTTGattatctactgtactgtgcatCATCTCACTCTCATCTCAGCTGCGCCACAACGTTTAGAACTATCTCAATCTGTGgtgctgtgtttgtgttacaACTGGAAAAGAcacgt
This portion of the Salvelinus sp. IW2-2015 linkage group LG4q.1:29, ASM291031v2, whole genome shotgun sequence genome encodes:
- the LOC111962316 gene encoding coactosin-like protein yields the protein MATRIDKEACREAYNLVRDDNTEINWAAFKYEGHMIVPAGQGTDYEEFKSQCTDDVRLFGFVRITTGDAMSKRAKFTLITWIGENVSGLQRAKISTDKTLVKDIVQNFAKEFMISDARELEEDYIRTELKKAGGANYDAQGE